ACCACCGACAGGTGGGCGTTTttaactcctttttttctgtttcataCAATACTATCAATTGTAGGGATAGTTATAGTTTTATATAGTTTAGTTTTATATTATGTCACCTTGTAGgtgtgtgtctctttttcattcttttgacTGGATTCAATgataaatttggaaaaatctataaatacattttcagttcgaagatttatttgaattctgTGGGCTTCAATTTAGGTTATAATTTCGATGTCGAGTAAGAAAGTTCTTCGTCTGAATGATCTTTCCCTATACCCTCTTATACGTCACAATTTCGTATCACCTCTATCTCTgccttctcttattttttttacagggaTCTTGTAGGCCCTTCCCCCAATTTTCATGAATAAAACCCTCTCTTCCTATCCTTTCACTGAAACCACGATATCCCAAAAGAAGCGGTCAATTCGTTTAGTGTTAAGGTTAAAACCGAAATCAAAAACAGATATTTCGGTTTTCAAATTATCTGAAACAGAATGGTCAGAGAAAGAGATATTATTCAGAGGTTCAGGACGCTGCCACAGAAGTCAATATCAGGGACGCCACGTTCGAAGAACATCGCCGACTTGCCCAAGCGCCAGACGAAGCCCAAGGTCGCCCTGAAAAAATAGATTGTTCCCCACCGCCTGGCAGAGTCCAGGAGGGAACCATCACGAAAACGGTGGACGATCAACTCAAGTAAGCGAGCTAGTAGTACGAAGCTCTTGAGAGGAAAAGGGTTAAAAGTGAACATCTAGAAACCACCGAAAACAGTGGAGAGAAGTGAAAACAGTGGTGGCGGATACCACCGCAAACGGCCGAAAAATTCAACATAGGGACGGCTTTCATCAACGGACACCTCACGGAGGAGATAAATCCAACTCAACCAGAAGATTTTCCGTCTacacaaatttattgatgGCCTCAAACAGGCCTCGAGGGTCTGGGGACAGACTTTCACGTACTTCATCAAACAACAAGACTTCACGCAGAGAGAGGTACACCCCCCGCCTCTTTTTCAACACCaaggaatcaaagaaaatgtttctgaTCATTGGGTTGACGACGGAATCGTCGTcagcaacaagaaaaaggcAATCGACAATTTCAATGCGACTCTTAGAGAGAATTTCCAAATTAGGTCTTACCCAATGAACGATTCGTCGGAATCACCATCGACCGAGACAGAGCACAGCGACGAATAAATCGGTCCCAACTAGACTACAACAAACCGATCCTGGAAAAGTTTCACATTGTGGCGTTTCCCGTAATCAGTCCCGGCAGTCCCAGGAACCTCCTCGACCAGTTTGTGgatggaaacattttttattcattttcgtaGCGAAAAACGGTCAGCATCCTCCTTTATTTTGCTCTCGTCTCCCGTCCGGACATCTCATTTTCAGTTAGTAAAGTGGCCCGGTTTTTCATAATtcaatcacaatttttttcatgttggagCAGTGCGGAAAATTATCTTGTAGTACCTTTGCGTAACGCTCAGCCATGGAATTGCCACAATCGATGGCCTCCCGTTCAGCTACGCTAATCCAGACTACGCCGCCCACACGGCACAGCTCCCTCCTTGGACCCTCCCAAAAAGCTCATAGTCTCCCAAGAAACACTCAGGCGACAGCAGGATGTACTGAGGATCACAACAGGAAAGTAACTGCAATTTGGTTTGGTTTTGCCGCGTGTGTATTCGTGTGTATTCATGTGTATTCGTGTTGTGCGTTTATTGGTGTATTCAGGAGGTCCataggaaataataaattgaaattgtgttcctcgagcttgtttactttttattgAACATACGAAAGCACATATTTTATTGTGCACAAATGTAAACATAATCTAAAATAATTGGTAGCCGGAGAATCGTCATGCAACGGGACTCGTCATCTTTCAATGGGAACCGTAAAAATATGAATAGAATCCAACTTTAAACAAatgacaaaagaaagaaatcttgtctgttgattaaaaataaacaaattttactctTTCACCAGCATGATAAGGTATGAGGAAGGTTTTACCATTTGGCAATCTTCTTGATTTCTTGCGCATTGAAGTAGTGCTTTTGTGCCGGCGTCATAAAAAGACCATGATGGCGATCAAGCCTAAGATAAGAAGTGCTACGGCTCTGACAATGATGAGCGACGCTGTGCTGATGACATTGTTCGAAACTTTGTATGAAAAAacaatattattatatatccatACAATATTAGTATATTAAATGGATTTGATTACTTGTATATAACAGTAAATTTTACTTGGTGTTGCTGCAGCACAATTCGTTTCTTCTGAAAATAGTATTGCTGCACAGTAGACATGTCATCACCTATCAAATTAGATGGAATGCATTTTTCTTGCATCTTGGTCGACTTGTGAAGACAAATGCATGACCAGTAAGcagtttaatttgtttttcaagctGTTTCAAGTATATATTTATTACTGGGTAtcataaaatgtaaataaGAGGAATCATGTTACTCGATTGAAGTTACAACTAATTTTCTTTGTCAGGGTTGAAGATTTTTATCCGGTTTCCAGCTGGTTTTTCTAAACCATTTTTGCAGTAACTTTTCTAATAGGTCATAACACATTGTTTGTTCCGGTCCTTCAGGAATAAGCGTAAGTGTAAGGTATAATAAGTGTAATCACAAAATTCACAAAGCTTCCTATATCAATTACCTTTGAACCTGTATAGTTTTATTTCCTGGTTGATACAAacacaattttgaaattaaagacGTACAAGTAGGCTGATATGCAATGCTTCCCGTTAATGACCGTTGCAAAAGTTTAGGCATTAATTCATTAATGGCTGAGGCGACCACCACCTCACCTGAAAAGATATTTCGATTATTGTGGATTAATGTAATAAATAGTCGACCAAGAAGCCCGTTTAAAAAAGCATCATTGTTGTGCTCGCATTCAGTACCTTGACAATTGTCTTGGAAAGAGTCAAGGCAATCCTGCATAAGAAATAAAGATGAAATCAGGTATCTGTTTTCCGAtatcaaaagaacaaaaatgtaaatgtttcCGGTTGTTAACTTGAAATCCTAAACGTCACAAGAATTTTTTCCATATCTACCTTATTGCCGTGCATGTTTATACAGATGGGTCGTTTGTGAATAGGAATACATATTTGGATGttgcatttcaaaaatttcagttTCGTAATCGTAATGAAAATCCATTTTCTAGAAACGCTACAAAAAGTACAAATCTTTGGCGAATCACAATCACGATCAATGGCAGATGAcaactaataaaaaataagagttgCCAGATAGAATtttagacaattttttttctaaaaatatttaatcgtgtttttacttgaaataaaattttgtcaattaTTTCGTTGTATGAGTTATAACATTCAAACTATTTCCAAAAAGGTAATAATGAAATTACAATGGACATTTccgaaaatttataatttgggTTTAGGGAATGGTGAAGTGTATATGGATCTCAAGTTGATACACCATTACAAGAAATTAGGCTCTATATGAAGAATTAggctcttcgtcttcgtcagCTGGATTACTCATCCTCTCGCCAAGATTTTATTCGTGAATCGTTACATTATCGGGAAATATCTACatctaattttatttgaatttctgtCGTCGCCGTCTAGTTGTTTGGATTCACTTTTGACATACTgaaaggtaattttttcatgctcaaaatttctgatcaaCTTTATTGTTCAATGTGTAATGCGTCACAGGTGCAAACCAGTGTTACTCCCCACGCCATCGCTACTCCACGCCTTCGACACTCCACGCCTTCGTCAAACGATACCATCAGTTTTGTTCGaggtaaattttataatgaaaaGAACTAATAATAGTGGGATATCCCAAGCTAGAGTGAGAAGAATTAGACGAGAGGCTAATCGTAACGtcaatgttttaaatttatctgTGTGTTAGGATAAACAGGACATCAATAATAGTTTTGAATCTGATGATCAGGAAGCACATGTTTCAAATAACGTTCCAGTAGTAGAAATCGAGTCATTTGATCATGCTGATGGTCACGATGTTGGTCATGATGTTGCGAACGAAGAGCTACTTGACGATTTTGTTAGTAATGAAAGTGATGGTGTGGACTTAGATACATTTATTGTCGACAACAGTGATTCTGAATTGAGTGACTAATTtgttgatttcaattaaattgacCATGAATTTTTGATGATAGAGCAGCAACCGACACAAACGTTGAAATAAAAGCTGGCTTCATGGGGTGTTGACTGTCGGGTTCCGCATGTTCATGTCAACAAATTGTTGTCCATCCTTAAATCTCATCCATGCCATTCTGATCTCCCTGTTGATGCCCgtacatttttgaaaacccCCAGAAAGGTTACTTTTATTACTCCCGgggaatattttcattttgatctagTAAATGGGTTGAAGGGCATTATTGATAATAACTTACTCCCGGCGAACCACGATACtatagaaattgaaatttttataaacGTCGACGGGTTACCAATCTTGAGCAAAAGGACATCTAAACAGCAATGGGTCATTCTCGGAATGATTCGTGGTATTCCCGGTCTAGAAAACGTTTCTTTCATCATTGGTATATATTATGGATTTGAAAAACTGACGGGGGGtccaaatacattttttagatCACTTGTTAATGATCTTAGTgatctttttcaaaatggatTTGTCCACTGCGATCGATTATTTACAGTCAAAGGCGTAGTATTCGTTTGTGACTCTCCTGCACGAGCGTTTGTTTCGGGAGTAAAATATCACTCAGGCTATAGTAGCTGTTCCAAACACCACAGTAGGAATTACTGCATTTAAGCCGAGTGAACTTAGAAGGCTTGTTATTCCAAAGGGTCGAGTAGTATTCCCAGGTGTTACAGCTCCGCTTAGAGACGACGATTCTTTTAGACATCGTGAAGATCCAGCTCACCACAATTATTACTCCATTATTGAAGAGCTAGAACCAATCGACATGGTACATAATTTCCCCGTAGACCCAATGCACTTAGTCCATGAAGGAGCAggcaaaaaattaataatacttTTGATGGAAGACAGTGACTACAAAATAAGTCCAAGTATTGTTCGTAGGGTTAATGAATACATGGAACATTTATCTAAATTCCCCCCCCGGGATTTTGCCCGTAGAGCCAGGAAGTTCAGTTCGCAAATGAAAGTAGTAGTTGGCCTGTTGAAGAAGTGaaatataaaatgtatttgaTGCCTCTAACTGGAACTGATCAATTTGCtgttttttcaatcgaaaaCTTGTAGCCTAGACATTgtaataaaatgttttgtcCATTTCCCCTATTTAGTTTATATTTACGTCGAAATGGCTAATAATCGATAAAACAGCAAAAGACACACTCTCAAATCCGCCACCTCGAGTCGGTACATGGAAACGTATTgcaaaaaaattagacaattACGTGGATGCTTCTTTTAGCGAGTCAGAACCTCCACATTTGCATAACATCCCACTACAACTGaatcaaaattcatcaaaACGGGACAATCAAACCGATTGGGTAAGGCCGTCAAAGTCTTCAAAGAAGTCGAATAGAGATCATTCCGGTCAGCAAATGCATCTCAATGCtggtaaatatttattttataaataaaattattatttaatctaATGATTAATTGTTTTCTAGGCACTGGTAGTAATTTTAACGGTCCAATTTTCCGCCAAGGCCAACAGACAAGCCAAGATACTGAACTTTGATCATTTGGTGATCGTCATTTTCCGAGCGATGAAGAAACGTTGCCAGTTGGTCCTTGGGCCATACAAGTTACGGGAACAATTACAGAAGCTGCTATTTATAACCATCATTTAGATTCATCTGAGGATGAAGAACAAATGACAGACGATACACCAGATAACCAATTAGATTTGCTCCAAACTCTTCCGTCCTACGGCGAAAAAAGTGATACTTATATAAGTGAAGTttttcaacaacagcaaaaccTTCCTGGAACATCGGATAGTTTTCATAGGCTTAAAGAATCAAGAGAAAATCACGATCATTTAAACGGTAATTCCCAACAATTGCCTGTCCTGTCTGTAGTGAATGTCCCACGTCAACAATCGATTCAAAATGTTGACTCAAGAAGAGAGGCTCTTCAACAACAGATTGGCTCGTCAGGTTCGAATGGCACATCTTCTGGGGCAAACTTCCGACACCAAAGGAATCAGAAAAATTGCTATACAAGGGAGTCTGTTGAACAACACCATATTCAGTCCGGCCCGTCATCCTTGGAAAATTCCCGTCAGCAATCCAATATAAAAAGTGACTTAAGGAGACAGGATTTTATTCGACATCTTTGCAATTCTGGTTCAATTGATTCCCGCAAGCAATCAAAAAGTTTTGGTATTAGAAGCGAGCCTTATCAACAGCAGCATAGCCGGCCGGGGCCGGCGGTTGCAGGagtgaattcaaattttcgtaATATGCAAAATTCACCTGGTTATCTGGGAGGTTTTTGGTATTTCCTGTGGAGAATGTATGAAGGACTGGGGAGGATATCAGGCGGCTGTCAGGTGACCAAAAAAGCAGATTACAGGGAGAATAGTGGAAGTTTATAGGAAATACTAGGGAGAAAAGTAAGAGGTTCTTAAGAGGTCTTTGGGAACCAACTGTGCCGTGTAAGCGGCTGCATcgaaacaagaaaatgaacgACCGGAAGTGTCTTCCTCTATCACGGAGGACCCATCGCATCTTGCAGCGCACCGCCATCATTCTAGCGTAGCCAAATCCGCCGCAAAAGTTGAGTAAATAGCAGCCAGCAAGATGGCCAAGGAGGTGGTGTTGATTTTTCGTTTCCTACCTGTCCTGCAGCAACACCTCGGTGCCTCCCCCCCTCTAACAGCCATGCTGCCATCATATTTGCAAAAACACCCCGATCAGCGCTTGATTATCatatgttttctgtttttgttttacttcagTGTTAGTAGATAATATCGCCTATTCAGGTATGGTTCAGACTAAGtcacaaaaaaatggaaaaccacATGTTGATAGCATCCGTCATATTAAAATCTTTTGGCCTTGCTCAAGATGGGTGCCCATTTAAGCTAAAGCCCAAGTACCAGCTAAGTGTAGGAGTAATCAAAATAGTCTTGATGTTCTGAAGTTACCAACAACTAGTAATaactaataataaacaaaaattaactttagtaaatattccatcaaattcaaatcaaatcaaattgagcTTTTCCATACATTTCTAGATGACCCCCAACTATCGTCTATGCGAGTTTCtaagaaaatttttgatcgcatcatTTAATTCATATGTGACACAATGTAACCATCTCAAGAACATGAAGGGCAACGGCGGTGTGTCACCACCGTTTCAAGTTGCTGGACCCATTTTGACTTTTCCCCTTACCAGAACAACCAACGCGTCAAGGAGTTGAGTCTGCTACCGACCTAGCGTGGTGGGCGTTTTACTTTACTCTTCTCGTTCTCGTGTTAAAAACTTCGTGCTTGTGTTCCCTATGAATCAGTGACTATCGAATAAagcaaaattgttaaaattctcATTGTATTTTGTCCCTTCATTTTCTGTGGGAAATATTCTCACAGTAGTGTGTCCAAACTGATGCCTTGACTTTTGAGTATAGAGTGGTTTGAGGTTGCCAAACCGGCGTGGCATTGTCTCATGTTTGGTGCAGCCATGGAATGTGAATAAAGGGGACTCACCTATTTGTTCCCCCAATATCCTTCCCTCGGGCTGACAAATAAACTTGCCACGGTATACACTGGTGATGCATAAAACCCCGGCATGAAACACACTAAAAAAACTGGGGTTttcgaacaaaaaaatcagagaTGCAGTAATCCATTGTTTGGATGTAATGGCGATCAATTTGGCATATTTTAGAAAACCacattaaattgaaaaaaaaactgtgttTATGAAGACTAACTAGCTTGTTGCCAGTGCAAAACTGATTTTTATCATAAAAATGTGCTGGAAACAATCTTTCAAGATGCTCATTTTACATCTTAGGTTAATATCATTCTTCCATAATCCAccaaacaatattttaaaaacattaccATGTATATATGTTATGTATTCAAAATTAATCTTGAATTTCCATCAACTACCCGAAAagtttgcaaaaaaaataaaaaaaaatactttctgGTTGGCCAACCATAAAAGTCGTCCTAGGACTTATTCGCAAGAACTTTGTTAAAACTGGAGATCAAACTATCTGGCCTGAAGCCATTCAAAGTTCAATTGTCCTTTTTGTTGGGTTCGAATAAGATGAGCGCCTTTGAAAATTCCCACGAAATGGGGAAGAGCAATGCCGCAAGCATGCGTATATAGAATGGCCAAAAAGTGGGGCTTAGCTGTAGGGAGACTAAAAATTAAACGGTTCGGCAGTAATTCTATCATAACTAGGAGCGGATTTTTTATTCAAGGAGCGAgttgacttttttatttttatatgaaaaatatttaagttcGGATAGCATAGTTAtccattgaaattttcaatcttttaGTTGAAAATCGTAAATGGACGGTTACAAACTACAGAATGAATTTGCATAACGTATTTCGGTATTAGCTTGGCTAATCCTGAAAAAGATGGGAAGCGATGTAAAATTCAAGCCAATAAAAATTGGAATAATTGGAATAAGTTTTTTAACGGTCTCTGTTTTCTGACTGGTCTGCTCTCTCTTATTGTCTCTTTAGCCTATTCGATTATTTTCCGGGTTCTAATCTTCTTCCTTCTCACTCTCTGTGTTCGAGCCTCCGCAGTAATCTTCCTCGTCAGGTTCATCGACATATTGAGGGGTCATTATTTTTTACGGTTCTCCCTTTTTCCTTATATTTACAGATATGACTGAATCTCTCGGTCTCTACTGTGAACTCTCCTTCGATGAATCCGAGTTCCATTTCTAGCGGAGTTGTACTTTCGATGGATCTACTTATTTTGATTCTCTTACCATCGACCGAGATCGTGGCGATTT
The sequence above is drawn from the Daphnia pulicaria isolate SC F1-1A chromosome 1, SC_F0-13Bv2, whole genome shotgun sequence genome and encodes:
- the LOC124339723 gene encoding uncharacterized protein LOC124339723 isoform X1 — encoded protein: MHGNKDCLDSFQDNCQGTECEHNNDAFLNGLLGRLFITLIHNNRNIFSGEVVVASAINELMPKLLQRSLTGSIAYQPTCTSLISKLCLYQPGNKTIQVQRTGTNNVL
- the LOC124339723 gene encoding uncharacterized protein LOC124339723 isoform X2, with amino-acid sequence MHGNKDCLDSFQDNCQGEVVVASAINELMPKLLQRSLTGSIAYQPTCTSLISKLCLYQPGNKTIQVQRTGTNNVL